Proteins encoded together in one Sulfitobacter pontiacus window:
- a CDS encoding OmpA family protein, whose translation MTLSKTSIAVALTSVLALAACEPGPIGGNPNDPNANTRNGALIGAGTGAVIGALSKGDGNRAQGALAGAVAGGALGAGYGYSLDKQEADLRRQLDSDVIITNTGDRLIVTLPQDILFATDSTQVQSGMQNDLAALARNVNVYSNSTLQIVGHTDSDGEASYNQQLSEGRARAVANVLVSNGVPGSRIQSVGRGESQPVASNLNAAGKAQNRRVEIVILPNAA comes from the coding sequence ATGACACTTTCGAAAACCTCCATTGCTGTAGCTCTGACAAGCGTTCTGGCGCTGGCTGCTTGTGAACCCGGTCCGATTGGTGGCAACCCCAACGACCCGAACGCCAACACTCGTAACGGTGCGCTGATCGGTGCAGGCACCGGTGCCGTGATCGGTGCGCTGTCCAAAGGTGACGGCAACCGTGCACAAGGTGCCTTGGCGGGTGCGGTCGCTGGCGGTGCATTGGGTGCTGGCTATGGCTATTCGCTGGACAAGCAAGAGGCCGATCTGCGCCGTCAGCTGGATTCCGACGTGATCATCACCAACACAGGTGACCGTCTGATCGTGACCCTGCCGCAAGACATTCTGTTCGCGACAGACAGCACGCAGGTTCAGTCCGGTATGCAAAACGATCTGGCCGCACTGGCGCGGAACGTGAACGTCTACAGCAACTCCACGCTGCAAATCGTCGGTCACACCGACAGCGATGGCGAAGCGTCCTATAACCAGCAGCTATCCGAAGGCCGTGCGCGCGCCGTTGCGAATGTGCTGGTGTCGAACGGCGTTCCCGGCAGCCGCATCCAATCCGTGGGTCGTGGCGAAAGCCAGCCGGTTGCAAGCAACCTGAACGCAGCGGGCAAAGCGCAAAACCGCCGCGTTGAAATCGTGATCCTGCCAAACGCTGCCTAA
- the nth gene encoding endonuclease III yields the protein MAKTLDYHTIREIFTRFQDAEAEPKGELDHTNVYTLLVAVALSAQATDAGVNKATKSLFEIVEHPQQMLDLGLEGLTEHIKTIGLFRQKAKNVMKLSQILVDDYDGVVPNSRAALQSLPGVGRKTANVVLNMWWHYPAQAVDTHIFRVGNRTRIAPGKTVDAVERAIEDNIPVDFQHHAHHWMILHGRYHCKARKPLCRTCIIRDLCPYEEKTE from the coding sequence ATGGCCAAAACCCTTGATTATCACACGATCCGCGAGATTTTCACCCGCTTTCAGGACGCCGAGGCGGAACCGAAAGGCGAGCTGGATCACACCAACGTCTATACGTTGCTGGTCGCTGTCGCGCTGAGCGCGCAGGCCACGGATGCGGGGGTAAACAAGGCCACCAAATCCCTGTTCGAGATCGTCGAGCACCCGCAGCAGATGCTGGACCTCGGGCTGGAAGGGCTGACCGAACATATCAAGACGATCGGCCTGTTCCGCCAGAAGGCCAAGAACGTGATGAAGCTGAGCCAGATTCTGGTGGATGACTATGACGGGGTCGTGCCCAACAGCCGCGCGGCGCTGCAATCGTTGCCCGGCGTGGGCCGCAAGACGGCGAATGTTGTGCTGAACATGTGGTGGCATTATCCGGCGCAGGCGGTGGACACGCATATCTTTCGCGTCGGCAATCGCACACGCATCGCCCCCGGCAAAACCGTCGATGCAGTAGAACGCGCGATCGAGGATAATATCCCAGTTGATTTCCAACACCATGCCCACCACTGGATGATCCTGCACGGGCGATACCATTGCAAAGCACGCAAACCCCTATGCAGAACCTGCATCATCCGTGACCTTTGCCCCTATGAGGAAAAAACCGAATGA
- a CDS encoding DMT family transporter, with protein MSMATNRAAAAAQSNNIPLGITLMVITTFVFAVQDGLSRHLASEYNVMMVVMIRYWFFAAFVIALAKRHAGGLRAAARTSQPVLQMFRGLLLAAEICVMIVAFTILGLVESHAVFTCYPLLVAALSGPVLGESVGWRRWAAIGVGFIGVLIILQPGMSVFDPAAVIPLVAAAMFAVYGLLTRYVGRKDKTATSFFWTGVTGSVAMTATGLWYWEPMIASDWLIMGCLCITGVTGHWLLIRCYEVAEASAVQPFAYLQLVFAAIIGISAFGETVRPNVAIGAALIVAAGLFTFWRERQKGRAR; from the coding sequence ATGAGCATGGCCACCAACCGCGCGGCGGCTGCGGCGCAGTCGAACAACATCCCGCTTGGCATCACCTTGATGGTGATCACGACTTTTGTGTTTGCGGTGCAGGATGGGCTGTCGCGGCATCTGGCCTCAGAATACAACGTGATGATGGTGGTGATGATCCGCTACTGGTTCTTTGCGGCCTTTGTGATCGCGCTGGCCAAGCGCCATGCGGGCGGGTTGCGGGCGGCGGCGCGGACGAGCCAGCCGGTGCTCCAGATGTTCCGCGGGCTGCTGCTGGCGGCCGAGATCTGCGTGATGATCGTCGCCTTTACGATCCTTGGCCTTGTGGAAAGCCACGCGGTCTTTACCTGTTATCCGCTGCTGGTTGCCGCCCTGTCCGGCCCCGTCCTGGGGGAAAGTGTCGGCTGGCGCAGATGGGCGGCGATCGGGGTCGGCTTTATCGGTGTGTTGATCATTCTGCAGCCGGGGATGAGCGTCTTTGACCCCGCCGCCGTGATCCCGCTGGTGGCGGCCGCGATGTTCGCGGTCTACGGGCTGCTGACCCGCTATGTCGGGCGCAAGGACAAGACCGCCACCAGCTTTTTCTGGACCGGCGTCACCGGGTCAGTGGCGATGACAGCCACGGGGCTGTGGTATTGGGAGCCGATGATCGCCAGCGACTGGCTGATCATGGGGTGCCTGTGCATCACCGGTGTCACGGGCCACTGGCTGTTGATCCGCTGCTACGAAGTGGCCGAGGCGAGCGCGGTGCAGCCCTTTGCCTATTTGCAACTGGTCTTTGCCGCGATCATCGGCATCAGCGCCTTTGGCGAAACCGTGCGCCCCAATGTCGCCATCGGGGCGGCGCTGATCGTCGCGGCGGGGCTATTCACCTTTTGGCGCGAACGGCAAAAGGGTCGTGCCCGTTAG
- the dapA gene encoding 4-hydroxy-tetrahydrodipicolinate synthase — protein sequence MLQGSLPALVTPFTDGALDLATLKKLVEWHIAEGSNGLVPVGTTGESPTLTHAEHETVVAEVVKAAAGRIPVVAGAGSNNTTESIRLAKHAESVGADAVLVVTPYYNKPTQAGLIAHFTAIHEACGLPIIIYNIPGRSVVDMLPETMAELAKLPRIIGVKDATGDLARVCDQRMLCGPDFVQLSGEDATAHGFNAQGGVGCISVTANVAPKLLSQMQAFCLAGDYAAALEIQDKLMPLHNAIFTEPGLVGVKYAMARLGLCSDEVRLPLVPLTDATKALVDHGLKHAGLLD from the coding sequence ATGCTACAAGGTTCACTACCTGCACTCGTCACGCCGTTCACGGACGGCGCGCTGGATTTGGCCACGCTCAAGAAGCTGGTGGAATGGCACATCGCGGAAGGATCGAACGGGCTGGTGCCCGTCGGGACCACCGGTGAATCGCCCACCCTGACCCATGCCGAGCATGAAACCGTTGTCGCCGAAGTCGTCAAAGCCGCCGCGGGTCGTATCCCCGTCGTTGCAGGTGCCGGTTCGAACAACACGACCGAAAGCATCCGTCTGGCCAAACACGCCGAAAGCGTCGGTGCCGATGCGGTTCTCGTGGTCACGCCCTATTACAACAAGCCGACCCAAGCCGGTCTGATCGCGCATTTCACCGCGATCCACGAGGCCTGCGGCCTGCCGATCATCATCTACAATATCCCCGGCCGTTCGGTCGTTGATATGCTGCCCGAAACCATGGCGGAGCTGGCCAAGCTGCCGCGCATCATCGGTGTCAAGGATGCCACCGGCGATCTGGCGCGGGTCTGTGACCAGCGGATGCTGTGCGGGCCGGATTTTGTCCAGCTCTCGGGCGAGGACGCCACAGCGCACGGGTTCAACGCCCAAGGCGGCGTGGGCTGTATCTCTGTCACCGCGAATGTCGCGCCCAAGCTGCTAAGCCAGATGCAGGCGTTCTGCCTTGCGGGGGACTATGCCGCGGCGCTGGAAATCCAGGACAAGCTGATGCCGCTGCACAACGCAATCTTCACCGAGCCGGGCCTGGTGGGTGTGAAATACGCGATGGCGCGTCTGGGGTTGTGTTCAGACGAGGTGCGCCTGCCGCTGGTGCCGCTGACCGATGCCACCAAAGCGCTGGTGGATCACGGATTGAAGCACGCGGGTTTGCTCGACTGA
- a CDS encoding bifunctional helix-turn-helix domain-containing protein/methylated-DNA--[protein]-cysteine S-methyltransferase, producing the protein MTHVPQHTPQTTAPEDAATADGSAYHYGVMRRAIDLIDAAADPLALDQIAGEMGMSPAHFQRLFSQWVGVSPKRYQQYLMLDHAKSLLRDRFTTLDTAHELGLSGSGRLHDMFLRWEAMSPGDFARKGDGLVISWGWFDSPFGPALVMGTPRGICGLAFSAEMGTDAAMEDLCRRWPGATFREDPAVLRDWVQIAFGLQGDGTDKAPMYLIGAPFQIKVWQALLAIPSGHVTTYSEIAQTIGTPKAVRAVGTAVGRNPISWLIPCHRALRKSGGLGGYHWGLPVKRAMLAFESARVDA; encoded by the coding sequence ATGACACATGTACCACAGCACACGCCCCAAACCACCGCCCCCGAAGATGCCGCCACCGCAGACGGCAGCGCCTATCACTACGGTGTGATGCGGCGGGCGATTGATCTGATCGATGCCGCCGCCGACCCGCTGGCGCTGGATCAGATCGCGGGCGAAATGGGGATGAGCCCGGCGCATTTCCAGCGGCTCTTCTCGCAGTGGGTGGGGGTGTCGCCGAAACGCTATCAGCAATATCTGATGCTGGATCACGCCAAATCACTGCTGCGCGACCGCTTTACCACGCTCGACACGGCGCACGAGCTGGGGTTGTCCGGCTCTGGCCGGCTGCACGACATGTTCCTGCGGTGGGAAGCCATGAGCCCCGGCGATTTCGCCCGCAAGGGGGACGGGCTTGTGATCTCGTGGGGGTGGTTCGACAGCCCCTTTGGCCCGGCACTGGTTATGGGCACGCCACGGGGGATCTGCGGATTGGCGTTCTCGGCCGAGATGGGCACCGATGCGGCGATGGAGGATCTGTGCCGCCGCTGGCCGGGGGCGACATTCCGCGAGGATCCGGCGGTACTGCGCGACTGGGTGCAGATTGCCTTTGGCCTACAGGGAGACGGGACGGACAAGGCCCCGATGTATCTGATCGGCGCGCCCTTCCAGATCAAGGTGTGGCAGGCTTTGCTGGCGATCCCGTCGGGCCATGTGACCACCTATTCCGAAATCGCCCAGACCATCGGCACGCCCAAAGCGGTCCGCGCCGTGGGCACGGCGGTGGGGCGTAACCCGATCAGCTGGCTGATCCCCTGCCATCGCGCCCTGCGCAAATCCGGGGGGTTAGGAGGCTATCACTGGGGGCTGCCGGTCAAACGCGCCATGCTGGCGTTTGAATCCGCCCGCGTCGACGCGTGA
- a CDS encoding FAD-binding oxidoreductase encodes MAEITIRGAGIFGLSVAWACVQRGAVVQVIDPNGPAAGSSGGIVGALAPHVPENWNAKKAFQRDSLLMAEGFWQAVEQAGGGNAGYARKGRLQPVADDAALALAQQRAETAKALWQGQATWSVIRASDTPWQPDSPTGWLIHDTLSGLIHPRHACDALVRALAAKGVTVQAEGEDRGQVLWATGVAGLAHMTANHSRLVGAGVKGQAALLDYDARGLPQLFAGGVHIIPHSDGTTAIGSTTERAYTSPTETDAQLDDVIAAARAAVPVLRDAPVITRWAGVRPRSRSRAPMLGPLPDAPGQFVANGGFKIGFGMAPKVAEVMADLMLDGRDTIPEGFRVEDNL; translated from the coding sequence ATGGCCGAAATCACGATACGCGGCGCGGGGATATTCGGGCTATCGGTGGCATGGGCTTGCGTGCAACGCGGCGCGGTTGTGCAGGTGATCGATCCGAATGGGCCCGCCGCAGGCAGCAGCGGCGGTATCGTCGGCGCGCTGGCCCCACATGTGCCTGAAAACTGGAACGCCAAGAAAGCCTTTCAACGCGACAGCCTGCTGATGGCCGAAGGGTTCTGGCAAGCGGTTGAACAGGCAGGCGGTGGCAACGCGGGCTATGCCCGCAAGGGGCGCCTGCAACCCGTGGCCGATGACGCGGCATTGGCACTGGCACAGCAGCGGGCCGAAACCGCCAAGGCGCTGTGGCAGGGTCAGGCCACATGGTCCGTGATCCGCGCGAGTGACACCCCGTGGCAGCCCGACAGCCCCACCGGCTGGCTGATCCACGACACGCTAAGCGGTCTGATCCACCCTCGCCACGCCTGCGACGCGCTGGTGCGGGCACTGGCGGCCAAAGGCGTGACGGTGCAGGCGGAGGGCGAAGATCGAGGACAGGTGCTGTGGGCGACGGGCGTCGCGGGGCTGGCGCATATGACTGCCAATCACAGCCGTCTGGTCGGCGCAGGCGTCAAGGGTCAGGCCGCGCTGCTGGACTATGACGCGCGCGGCTTGCCACAGCTTTTCGCGGGCGGTGTGCATATCATCCCGCATAGCGACGGCACCACCGCCATCGGATCAACGACAGAGCGCGCGTATACCTCGCCCACCGAGACGGACGCGCAGCTTGATGATGTGATCGCCGCCGCACGTGCCGCGGTGCCCGTGTTGCGTGATGCGCCGGTGATCACCCGCTGGGCCGGCGTGCGCCCGCGCAGCCGCAGCCGTGCCCCGATGCTGGGGCCCTTGCCCGACGCTCCGGGGCAGTTCGTGGCCAATGGCGGGTTCAAGATCGGGTTCGGCATGGCCCCCAAAGTGGCCGAGGTCATGGCCGATCTGATGCTGGACGGGCGCGATACCATCCCCGAGGGGTTCCGCGTCGAAGACAACCTCTAG
- a CDS encoding adenosine kinase translates to MTQYEVVGIGNAVVDVISHADDAFLQDNGIEKGIMQLIERDRAENLYATMQDRLQTPGGSVANTIAGIGALGLPTAFIGRVNDDDLGQFYAKAMTDIGIDFVNAPVTGGENPTSRCMIFVTPDGERSLNTYLGISTGLTSDDVPQAVASGAKLMFLEGYLFDHDAGKTAFREAARAATAGGGMAGIAISDPFCVERHRDDFLALIENDLGYVIGNEAEIRALWETDDLEDALTRTAAICDTVVCTRSGDGVTLIRKGERVDVPVTKVTPVDATGAGDQFAAGFLYGMATGRDLETCGKMGNICAAEVISHIGPRPQTSMMELFKEKGLV, encoded by the coding sequence ATGACCCAATACGAAGTGGTTGGCATCGGCAACGCTGTTGTCGATGTGATCTCGCATGCGGATGACGCGTTTCTGCAAGATAACGGCATCGAAAAAGGCATTATGCAGCTGATCGAGCGGGACCGCGCGGAAAACCTGTATGCGACAATGCAAGACCGTCTGCAGACCCCCGGCGGGTCGGTCGCCAATACCATTGCGGGCATCGGCGCGCTTGGCTTGCCCACGGCCTTTATCGGGCGGGTGAATGACGATGATCTGGGTCAATTCTATGCCAAAGCAATGACCGACATCGGCATAGATTTTGTCAACGCGCCTGTGACCGGGGGCGAGAACCCGACCTCGCGCTGCATGATCTTTGTGACCCCGGATGGGGAACGCTCTTTGAACACCTATCTTGGGATCTCTACTGGGCTTACCTCGGACGACGTTCCGCAGGCGGTGGCCTCCGGGGCCAAGCTGATGTTCCTCGAAGGCTACCTTTTTGACCACGACGCCGGCAAAACCGCCTTCCGCGAAGCGGCGCGCGCGGCGACGGCGGGCGGCGGCATGGCGGGGATCGCGATTTCCGACCCCTTCTGCGTGGAACGCCACCGGGATGACTTCCTCGCGCTGATCGAAAACGATCTGGGCTATGTCATCGGCAACGAAGCCGAGATCCGCGCCCTGTGGGAAACCGACGATCTGGAAGACGCGCTGACCCGCACCGCGGCGATCTGTGACACGGTCGTCTGCACCCGTTCCGGCGACGGCGTGACGCTGATCCGCAAGGGCGAACGCGTCGACGTGCCCGTGACCAAGGTGACCCCCGTGGATGCCACAGGTGCCGGCGATCAATTCGCGGCGGGGTTCCTCTATGGCATGGCCACGGGTCGCGACCTCGAGACATGCGGCAAGATGGGCAACATCTGTGCGGCCGAGGTGATCAGCCACATTGGCCCGCGCCCGCAGACCTCGATGATGGAGCTGTTCAAGGAAAAAGGGCTGGTCTGA
- the mnmD gene encoding tRNA (5-methylaminomethyl-2-thiouridine)(34)-methyltransferase MnmD, protein MENQTADIEWKDSGVPVSSKFDDPYFSLDNGVEETQHVFIDGNDLTNRFRDGFRIGELGFGTGLNFLVAWDAWERHGAKGTLHFTSFEAFPMSSEDMAQAHRSFPDFDGKRDALLDAWSPEGGEMRFGDVVLTVVIGDARRAVPAWDGLADAWFLDGFSPAKNPELWEPELLHDVARHTAPFGTAATYTAAGAVRRALESAGFAVERTTGYGRKRHMTRAVRV, encoded by the coding sequence ATGGAGAACCAGACAGCTGATATCGAATGGAAAGACAGCGGTGTGCCTGTGTCCTCCAAGTTCGACGACCCGTACTTCAGCCTCGATAACGGGGTAGAGGAAACGCAGCATGTCTTTATTGACGGGAATGACCTGACCAACCGCTTCCGCGACGGGTTCCGCATCGGAGAGTTGGGGTTCGGCACGGGGCTGAATTTTCTCGTGGCCTGGGACGCGTGGGAGCGGCACGGCGCGAAAGGCACGCTGCATTTCACCTCGTTCGAAGCCTTCCCGATGTCGTCCGAGGATATGGCCCAAGCGCATCGGTCCTTTCCTGACTTCGATGGCAAGCGCGACGCGCTGCTGGACGCCTGGTCGCCAGAGGGTGGAGAGATGCGCTTTGGCGATGTGGTGCTGACCGTGGTGATCGGCGATGCGCGACGTGCGGTGCCCGCGTGGGACGGGCTGGCGGATGCGTGGTTTCTTGACGGGTTTTCCCCCGCCAAAAACCCAGAGCTGTGGGAGCCGGAGCTGCTGCACGATGTAGCACGGCACACGGCACCGTTTGGCACGGCCGCGACCTATACCGCCGCTGGCGCGGTCCGTCGCGCGCTGGAAAGCGCGGGCTTCGCGGTTGAGCGCACGACCGGTTATGGACGCAAGCGGCACATGACGCGGGCTGTGCGCGTATGA
- a CDS encoding glycine zipper 2TM domain-containing protein, which produces MKKLLLVLPMVGALAACETQTQSSVTGAAAGAALGAVVSGDDDKTKGAVLGGLAGAAAGAYLGRGKNGQCVYQNSAGQRYTAACP; this is translated from the coding sequence ATGAAAAAGCTACTTTTGGTCCTGCCTATGGTTGGCGCACTCGCCGCTTGCGAAACGCAGACTCAATCTTCTGTAACCGGCGCTGCTGCTGGTGCGGCTCTGGGTGCTGTCGTGTCGGGCGACGATGACAAAACCAAAGGCGCCGTTCTGGGTGGCTTGGCTGGCGCTGCTGCAGGTGCATACCTGGGCCGCGGCAAAAACGGCCAGTGCGTCTACCAGAACTCCGCAGGTCAGCGTTACACGGCTGCTTGCCCATAA
- a CDS encoding transglycosylase SLT domain-containing protein: MQVMRRALATLTMVFALALPAHAERPRPLGWAMDAMRAGSWDNAALIARRDGAVAVDVIEWHRLRAGWGTYAEVTDFLRRRPDWPGEAYLRRQSEEAVIREGDKAILDFFTGQGPQTPEGVLAHAAALLRADRLGEAQARLVLAWRTLPMSGNDQAKFIDAHGPLLKPHHAARLDEMLWQREHAEARQMFDLVSDADKALAETRIALQNLDGDVNALIDALPASKAGDPGLQADRFEWRIRKGYGDSAKDLMLSQSVSAAALGQPAAWANRRRALARDEMRNGDPARAYQMASKHFLSEGSHFADLEWLSGYIALRFLKDPKLALGHFQAHDGAVESPISQGRAGYWQGRAYQAMGDAEGAAKAYAQGAKFQSSFYGLLAAERGNLPFDTSLAGAPPEQDWRTSALAQAPLFQAGLLLQASGELSTAERFWTHLAEQLITEDAALLGQAAIDVGQPHLAVMIGKRVAQRGITIAGPYYALHDAIKLDLNMAPEMVLAIARRESEFDPVVQSHVGARGLMQLMPATAKDVARDLEISALHTTDRLTADPEYNALLGSEYLSQMAGRFNGNVVMVSAAYNAGPSRPTRWMDTYGDPREGDIDIVDWIEMIPFRETQNYVMRVTESLPVYRARMGKDPLPQPFTEELTGTTLLPFAPKGE; the protein is encoded by the coding sequence ATGCAAGTGATGAGACGCGCCTTGGCGACGCTGACGATGGTTTTTGCCCTCGCCCTTCCGGCCCATGCCGAAAGGCCGCGTCCGCTGGGATGGGCGATGGACGCCATGCGCGCGGGCAGCTGGGATAATGCCGCCCTGATCGCGCGCCGTGACGGGGCCGTTGCGGTAGATGTGATTGAATGGCACCGCCTGCGCGCCGGATGGGGCACCTATGCCGAGGTGACAGATTTCCTTCGCCGCCGCCCTGATTGGCCGGGCGAGGCCTATCTGCGCAGACAGTCCGAAGAGGCCGTGATCCGCGAGGGTGACAAGGCGATACTGGATTTCTTTACCGGTCAGGGCCCGCAGACGCCCGAGGGTGTGCTGGCCCATGCCGCAGCGCTGCTGCGTGCGGATCGTCTGGGCGAGGCACAGGCGCGGCTGGTGCTGGCGTGGCGTACCCTGCCTATGAGCGGAAACGATCAGGCAAAGTTCATTGACGCGCATGGGCCCTTGCTGAAACCGCACCACGCCGCCCGTCTGGACGAGATGCTATGGCAACGGGAACACGCCGAAGCCCGCCAGATGTTCGATCTGGTCAGTGATGCCGACAAGGCGCTGGCCGAAACCCGCATCGCCTTGCAAAATCTGGACGGCGACGTAAACGCCCTGATCGACGCGCTGCCCGCCAGCAAGGCCGGTGATCCGGGGCTACAGGCTGACCGCTTTGAATGGCGCATCCGCAAAGGCTACGGCGACAGCGCCAAGGATCTGATGCTGTCGCAATCGGTCAGCGCTGCGGCCCTTGGTCAGCCCGCCGCATGGGCCAACCGCCGCCGCGCGCTGGCGCGGGATGAAATGCGCAATGGCGATCCGGCGCGGGCCTATCAGATGGCGTCGAAACACTTCCTGTCCGAAGGGTCACATTTCGCGGACCTTGAATGGCTGTCGGGCTATATCGCCCTGCGGTTCCTCAAAGACCCCAAGCTGGCGCTTGGTCACTTTCAGGCCCATGACGGCGCGGTAGAATCCCCCATCAGCCAAGGGCGCGCGGGCTATTGGCAGGGCCGCGCGTATCAGGCCATGGGCGACGCCGAGGGCGCGGCCAAAGCCTATGCCCAAGGCGCGAAGTTCCAATCCTCTTTCTACGGTCTGCTTGCGGCAGAGCGGGGCAATCTGCCGTTCGATACAAGCCTTGCAGGCGCGCCCCCTGAACAGGACTGGCGCACATCGGCGCTGGCACAGGCACCGCTATTTCAGGCGGGGCTGTTGCTGCAAGCCTCGGGCGAGCTGTCGACCGCCGAACGGTTCTGGACCCATCTGGCAGAGCAGCTGATCACCGAAGACGCTGCCCTTCTTGGACAGGCCGCGATTGATGTGGGCCAGCCGCATCTGGCCGTGATGATCGGCAAACGTGTGGCACAACGGGGCATCACCATCGCCGGCCCCTATTACGCGCTGCATGATGCGATTAAGCTGGACCTGAACATGGCCCCCGAGATGGTTTTGGCCATCGCCCGCCGCGAAAGCGAATTCGATCCCGTGGTCCAGAGCCATGTGGGCGCACGCGGTCTGATGCAGCTGATGCCCGCCACGGCCAAGGATGTCGCGCGCGATCTGGAGATCAGCGCCCTGCACACCACCGACCGACTGACCGCCGACCCCGAATACAATGCTTTGCTGGGGTCCGAATACCTGTCGCAGATGGCGGGCCGGTTTAACGGGAATGTGGTCATGGTCTCGGCCGCCTATAACGCGGGCCCCTCGCGTCCGACGCGCTGGATGGACACCTACGGCGACCCGCGCGAGGGCGACATCGATATCGTCGACTGGATAGAGATGATCCCGTTCCGCGAGACGCAGAACTATGTGATGCGGGTGACCGAAAGCCTGCCCGTTTACCGCGCGCGCATGGGCAAAGACCCCCTGCCCCAACCCTTTACAGAGGAACTAACGGGCACGACCCTTTTGCCGTTCGCGCCAAAAGGTGAATAG
- a CDS encoding GNAT family N-acetyltransferase, whose product MLTDGYHDVPLGKLAMVVTHLEMREAAPLRDVPAPEGVTLRALTPTLDWYRDIFRRVGQDWLWFGRLTKTDAELQALLSDADTQFFTLTKDGRDEALLELKFTADGTCELAYFGLTPALIGSGAGRYLMNHAIRTAWARPISRFHLHTCTLDSPQALSFYIRSGFTPFKRQVEVADDPRLIDLLDKDAGAHVPTIG is encoded by the coding sequence ATGCTGACCGACGGATATCACGACGTACCGCTTGGCAAACTGGCGATGGTTGTCACACATCTTGAGATGCGCGAGGCCGCCCCCCTGCGGGATGTCCCCGCCCCCGAGGGCGTGACCCTGCGCGCGTTGACCCCAACACTGGACTGGTACCGTGATATCTTTCGGCGGGTCGGACAGGATTGGCTGTGGTTCGGACGGCTCACAAAAACCGACGCCGAATTGCAGGCGCTGTTGTCGGATGCGGACACGCAGTTTTTCACGCTGACCAAAGACGGTCGCGACGAGGCGCTGCTCGAGCTTAAGTTCACGGCTGATGGCACGTGCGAGCTGGCCTATTTCGGACTGACGCCCGCGCTGATCGGGTCGGGTGCCGGGCGCTACCTGATGAACCACGCGATCCGCACGGCTTGGGCGCGGCCGATCTCGCGGTTTCATCTACATACCTGCACGCTCGACAGTCCGCAGGCGCTGTCCTTTTACATCCGCAGCGGGTTTACCCCGTTCAAGCGGCAGGTCGAGGTCGCGGATGATCCGCGGCTGATCGATCTGTTGGACAAGGACGCAGGGGCGCATGTGCCGACCATCGGCTAG
- the purU gene encoding formyltetrahydrofolate deformylase → MKTYALTVTCPSARGVVAAIANYLADQGCNISDSAQFDDKETGGFFMRVSFESEAEVDLATLSDGFADAARPFDMAYEFHDEAVKMKVVIMVSRFGHCLNDLLYRWRIGALPIDIVAVVSNHMDYQKVVVNNDIPFHCIKVTPENKADAEARIMAVVEDAGAELIVLARYMQILSDEMCQTMSGRIINIHHSFLPSFKGANPYKQAFQRGVKLIGATSHYVTADLDEGPIIEQDIVRVTHAQSAEDYVSLGRDVESQVLARAIHAHIHRRVFVNGNKTVVFPASPGSYASERMG, encoded by the coding sequence ATGAAGACATATGCCCTGACCGTGACCTGCCCCTCTGCGCGCGGGGTTGTTGCGGCAATTGCGAATTACCTGGCCGATCAAGGCTGCAACATCTCGGACAGTGCCCAGTTCGACGATAAGGAAACCGGCGGTTTCTTCATGCGCGTCAGCTTTGAAAGTGAAGCCGAGGTTGATCTGGCGACCCTGTCAGACGGTTTTGCCGATGCGGCGCGGCCCTTTGACATGGCCTATGAGTTCCACGACGAAGCGGTGAAGATGAAGGTCGTCATCATGGTTTCGCGCTTCGGGCATTGTCTGAACGATTTGCTGTACCGCTGGCGTATCGGCGCGTTGCCGATCGATATTGTCGCGGTGGTGTCCAACCATATGGACTATCAAAAGGTCGTCGTGAACAACGACATTCCGTTCCACTGCATCAAGGTCACGCCGGAAAACAAAGCCGACGCCGAGGCGCGGATCATGGCTGTGGTCGAAGACGCGGGGGCCGAGTTGATTGTGCTGGCGCGCTACATGCAGATCCTGTCGGACGAGATGTGCCAGACGATGTCGGGACGGATCATCAATATCCACCATTCGTTCCTGCCCAGCTTCAAGGGGGCGAACCCGTATAAGCAAGCGTTCCAGCGCGGGGTCAAGCTGATCGGGGCGACATCGCATTATGTGACCGCCGATCTGGATGAAGGGCCAATCATCGAACAGGACATCGTGCGCGTCACCCATGCGCAATCCGCCGAAGACTATGTCTCGCTCGGGCGGGATGTCGAAAGTCAGGTATTGGCGCGGGCCATTCACGCGCATATCCACCGGCGCGTGTTTGTGAATGGCAACAAGACGGTGGTCTTCCCCGCCTCGCCGGGGTCTTACGCCTCTGAACGGATGGGGTGA